TTTCGTATGGTTTCCATAGCCCATTCACCAGGCACTTCAacctcctcctcccacagcccctgcctccAAGGGACACTACAAACCCCAAtgttacaaaggaaaaatttattattttcaggaaGAGAAACACATTCTCACTTCTCCTGGGGAGTGTGACAATCCCCAGCCTCGGGGCAGGGTGCAGCTGCCCTCAGTGCCCGTGGTGGTGAGCGTGGCCAGAGCTAAAAGCCCAAAATATCCCTTAATGATGAGCATCCTGTGGGTGCAAgtcagccacagcttctcagtgAGAGGAGAGAAGCTGCTTCTTGGCACTACTTGAGTTGAGTGCTTCAGCCAGTTTCCCCTGAGGCTCTGGCCTGGCCCAGGTGGGGAAGCTCCTTATCCTAAAGGCCAGGAAAGCTCTCCAAGGCCTGGAGGATGTCCTtagctcctgcagcacctgagtCTGCTGGAGTGCTCAGCATGAGTGTGTCAGTCCAGGTGTGGGTCTGCAAAGCAggaccagcccagagcactgggagcatttGCAAAGAGGAGTTCAACGCTGACAGCCTGGTCTGAGCCCTTCCCAGTGTTTCTAAGCAATCTGATGTAATATTCTTATGCCCAtcatttaaatacataaatacttCTAACATAAGACTTCGCAGCCAGCAGCGACACACTGAAATGTTGGTGGAGTTCTTTGGGAGACACAAAGTCAAAAACTGACAGGTGCTTAAAATCTGCCTTGCTGCAAGCAAAAccccccagctgctggctgtgctggggtcaggggctgcctgcagcatgGGCAGGACCTGTCTGAGCTGCAtgagcagggatgagcagggatgagcagcccaggggcactgagctgtgcctggtgccccatggaggctgtgcctggcaATCTCTGGCGCACACCCGTGGGACAAAGCCAAGGGCAGCCATGAGAACCATCTGGGTGCTCCCTGAGGAAAGGATGCTCACACCTGCAGCTTGGTCTGTCAGAGAGAGGTCACCACATCCAGGAGCCTTCATGTTTGCCCAACTTTTTGTGTGCCTGGATCACTTCTGGGTCAAGCCCAACGTGTGTGTGTACTTGAAGGAGGTTTTCCTGTGAGGCCTTACAGCAGATATTCCTTGGGCTCAGGCTTCAGCATTTGGCAGACAGCTGGAACAGCCAGTGGGGCTCTGCTCTCAAAGGCTGCTCCCCAAACTCCACAggcagtgctcctgctgcccagtgcAGTCCTGTCAGCTCATTTCCACACTCCACCCTCTCTCACAGCCCTTGCTCTCAGACAGCCTTTATCTGGCGttccctgctgcctcttcccagTTTTCCATCTTGCCAGGCAGATTcgtgctcctcctgctccaagtGGCTTCAAGACACTTGAGGTATCTTCCTGACTCACCAGActtttatttgagaaaaaacaCAACACATTTCTACTATGTACAGACACTGTCAAGTAAATAGAGAAACCTGGGGTTTCTCTGAATACGAGCTAAGCTTGGGTGACTTTCTTTGgctttcatttctgttcttctcaagAGTTCCACGCATCCCTTTCCCCAGCGTTGGGAAGATCCATCCTGGGTAGCAactcagctgcacagagctccaaAGAGGCAAATCTTGCACTATATAAAGCCTGTGGTTCATCTGCACTCCCAGCCAGGccctccacagccccagggagggctCTAGAGCACTCTGCCCATACAAGTCTCGGTGGGGAAGGCTGTGCTTTCCATGCTGCTCCAGTCCTGCAGCTAGGACTTGCTGTCAGCTACTAACACCAGGCTGAGGGACAGGTCCCCGAGGCTGGCGTTGGAGCTGGTCCACAGCGTGATGCTGTCCTGCTCAAACAGGTAGAGCACTGTGGTGAGGTTCACTGTGCTCTCGTTGCTCTGCACAATCTGCTCCCacaggacactgctgctgccctgcagggtcaGATTCAGCCAgtcctccttctcttccaggTAGATGGTGCTCCTGAGGGACAGGAGGTAGAGGCCGTCGCAGGGAACCAGGACAGAGCCGTTCCGGATCTGGATGGGCCCCAATTCCGCTGAGAGGTTCACGGCTGCTCCCCTGGTGCTCCTGCCTGCAATGCAAGGAGGCAAAGGTGATCCCCTGGGGACAAATGGCTGCTAGGAAATGGGTTGGTTTATGTGAAAAAATgggtattttatgattggcttttcgcaaatattcaaatgaatattatgtGTGTTGTGTTAggaagtgatgctgtattaattctcttaagcactgtgttaaatatagttttaagttataacataatgttaaaatagaaactatgctatggAAGAtactttttctaaagaaaggacttgcactgagatagcagccacaggacacctgaatctttcagagaaagagaatttattgctccattatcaggagaaacgaacttcttccgGCCTCACTCGGGCAGGATGACACTgacaggattcagaggaagaagctggtgatgaccagacagaatcctgtgtttgaatggaatttctgcatcatggatgaggtgtatgaatatgcaacaggctgttgcttttaagggttaatcctctgttaaccATGTATCcttttcaggcttattttgcccagaaagaggtacctggacCATCAGTAACACTTTGTTTCTATggtctcatattgtcctaattcaaattgtccaaattattattactctaattgtattactatttttactattaaacttttaaaattttaaaaacaagtgattggcatttttaaCAGTTTACACCACCTGActgcagggaagaaggaaaaatataaaaaaaaggaggagagtaTACTAGAGAACAGGGCAGACCAATGTGAGAAATAGATTTGTAGAGAATTCTCAAAGCCTAACAAGAGACTCACATAGCATACATCTGCATAcaaactgtgaaataaaaaatactaacTTAGAAATGCCATAGAACAAGACAAACATTGTTGAGAAAGAAATagaactagaaacaagtttcaaaagATAGCCTTCCAAATAAGACTAAATGctttagagaaataaaactatGAAAAACACATTGAAGTAAAACCCACAAAGagtaattttagattattaactttaaaacatttacaaCATAGTGTAACAAAAACTAATAAACCAAGAAACACTTATAATAtattgtaattaagaaataattagCTTCTAATTATAACAACAgaaattataacatctgtattgtctcacccttcacatgagactaaaaataaaataaaagtttttaaaacacctctcagttacTCCATCTCTAAGTCAAAAAAAGGCTTAATCCAACAGACCAGAGTTAGAATATTATCTACCCTAGCCAGCCACCATCTACCATGGAAATTTACACATGACCACTCTTGACTAAGCTGTGCCTTTTGGCACATGGTTGTTTATGTGGATTGCTCctccaaatttttatttatgcacAATTTACTTACTCTGTGTCtttgaatacagaaaaatacagcaagtgAAGCATCACTGTGAGTTTAGAAAGAACAGGTTCataaaaagaacaggaaaattaaGACGAGGAAAAGAGATGCAGAGCTGGATGACAAAAAGTGCTTTCTGTTGAGATGCTGGTAACATAAACCTTTGTCTTAGGGtttggttgtgggtttttgttcttttgtttattttttcagaagacaAGATGAAAGAGCAGCAAAGAGCCAGAAGCAGAAGGAACTAATTAATacagagcagaaaaaggagaaattaaacaGGAACTTGGCAAGAAGGGTTTTCTGGTGGAACGGAGAGTCGCAgttcccaggctgtgctggccacgtttctgtgctgcagccctgggctctcagcacagcagctgaaacccctggggcaccaggagctctccaggcagggagcacagcccctCCGGGCTGGGGACAAACTTCTCAAGCTTTCCCTCCAAAGGACATGAGTTTCTGTTAGGTtgggctccctgctgcctcGCGCTTTTAACTGAAAGTAAAGCCGTCGATAATATTTTCAGtgtgattttaaaagttttacTGATTGGTTTTATCTCTGAGTTGTGACACCAGACAAACCTCCAGTGGAGCTGGCACGCAGAGCAGCACATCTGATATGGTGTGTGCTCTCACCCACTCCTCCTGAGGAaatcatttacatttttcataagTCAGGAAACCATTGACTTCTTTTAGAAAAACCCAAGGGCGTGCCACGTGCATTCAGCAAATTgtcaaaaattactttcttgttCATTCACAGAGTGAAAGAGTGGTTCAGGAGACAGGTGAGGGCTGCAGGGATCCACgcagattttcagcttttttgtcctgctctgggaaaaCCCAACTGTTTCATTGTGTCCCcttgcagccctggggcaggcttGGCACCTCTCCCCTGACAATGCTCCTGGCACCAGTGCTCCATCAAAGAAACAGCCAGCACTGTGGTACATGAGAGCCATTGGGGTATTTGGGGGCCACAGGATGCCAGGGAGgtccctgggggctgtggtAGGGTGGGGAGCCCTCCCCGTGTGCCAGGGGGATGTGGGTGCTGCACTGGCGACCATCGAGGCTCCCCCAGCGTCCCCCCAACACCCACCTGAGTATCGGATGTGGGTCCACAGCACTTTGTCACTCTGGATCTGCAAACAGAGCAGACAAATCCTCATTAAGGCACGGGgctggcacctccctgctgctgctgctgctgccctttcatttccctgccaggacccttcagtgcctgcaggggcacagcagcgCCAGGGGCACGGCACAGAGcctgggcactgagctgctgccagccagccccCACCTGGGCTTGGGGCATTGCATCGTTATTGAATATTAGCTCATTCTTATGGAATACTAGTTCATTATTAtagaatttatttcattattatataattttatttcattattaaataattttattttattattatagaATACGATTTCATTATGATAGAATATTAGTTCATTATTATGGAATACTAGTtcattattatataattttatttcattattatataattttatttcattactatataattttattttattatcataGAATATTAGTTCATTATTACGGAATACTATTTcaatattatataattttatttcattatttatttcattttatttcatttatttcattatacAAGAATATTAGTTCATTCTTATGGAATACTAGTTCATTATTATAGAATATTAGTTCATTATTATGGAGTATTAGTTCATTATTATGGAGTATTAGTTCATTATTATGGAATagtatttcattattatataattttatttcattattatggaatattatttcattattatggAATATCAGTTCATTCTTATGGAATACCATTTCATCATTATAGAATATTAGTTCATTATCatagaattttatttcattcttatGGAATACAATTTCATTATTATAGAATATTAGTTCATTATTATGGAATATCAGTCCATTAGTATAAACTATTAGTTCATTATTTAAGAATATTAGTTCATTATTATGGAATATTAGTTCGTTATTATAGAATAGCATTTCATTATTATAGAATATTGTTTCATTCTTACAGAACACTTTTTCATCATTATAGAATATTAGTTCATTGTCatagaattttatttcattcttatGGAATACAATTTCATTATTATAGACTATTAGTTCATTATTATGGAATATGAGTTCATTATTATAGGCTTTtattccagcctggctcccagccAGTGTGACTTCCAGCCCAGTGCTGAGCcctccagagcagggctggtttTGTCCAGAAAACCTCGCTGGTGTGGGCATTGAGGCAGAGcaagcagcaaggaaaacatCAAAGATATTTCTCTACCTATCCTAAAATATCctaatccccccaaaaaaactccactaCTTTTAACTTTCACCCATTAAAAAAGtctaaaactttaaaataaattaaaatctacaaatatataaagtaaataataacatattatatattatatattatatattatatattatatattatatattatatattatatattatatattatatattatatattatagatataacaaaataaaaaactttaaatttttcatataaaaataaagataaaaattaaaatatataagtaataaaaattttaataaaaattaaaattaataagtAATACATTAATATGTTATAGATTTATTTATAAactaataatttataattttaataagtTGATGAATTAATtagtaataaattaataaacataaaataaaaataaaaataaattaaacaaaataaaatttttaaacattatcTAATCTCCTTCTTATTCTTCATCTACTCCATTTTCTACAATATTAAAACCACaacataattaattttaaaaaccacaatACAAATATGACATAcgtaaacaaaaaataattactaataaaaaataaaataaaatacattttaaaaattaattaaacaaaataacttttaaaaacctTAAATCTATATAACTTTTAATACCTTTTCTTAATACACTAaatcaaaaatataaatgacaTACAAaacttctaattaaaaaaaaaaaaaaaaattttttaaaaatcaaaaaatgccATCCATCCCTCATTCCTAACACAAAACTTTATAAAAATGTccccatcagaaaaaaaaaccaaaaaaaattccatcagGCCCTTGGGGTGCAGAGTCCTTTCTGCCTGAGCCTGGCAcggagcagctggcagagggcagagcaggggccaggctgctgtgccaccctccTGCAGGGCACCAGGACTGGGTACAGGAGTGTGCCCTTTATGAACAGAGGGACAAAACTGTCTTTTGTCCCCTTAAAGAGGAAATAAGCCTAAAAGTTTATTTCCTCAATTCGGTGAGAAGACATCTCATAAGACTTGGGGGatttcacctcaaacttaaggagAGCTGattggacaggagccaaaaaTTCTTGCTTgagcaaaatagaaaaagaaaagaataaagaaactTCCATGAGATGCTTTACCAGGGGCAAGGACCTCTTGCACCtggctcagtttttctctgcaaagagttttgttattttgccttttatgaaaacctttttgtttccaacactgccacagcagccatCCTGACAATCTGATGCcttctaaggtagctgagctCTCTTGGGTGTGAATTGATCGCCAAGAGCTCATGAGACCCGGCTGGAGGAGAGCCCTGTTTCAGGTGGGTCTGCCTTTGGGGCTCCTTGCACTTTGCCTCGGGCCCTTTCTGCATCTGTGGGTCTCTCAGAGGCCCTTCAGTGCACTGGGATGGGTTTAAAATGGAGTGGGGCACCTCTGCTATGTGaaagagttggggttgttcagtgtggagaaggaaaagctttaGGGAGAGCTTAAAGCACCCTGGAGAGCCTAAAGGGGCTACAGGAGAGTTGGAGAGAGAGTTTGACAAGGGCCTGGGGTGATGAGGGTTTTAAAAGGTTTGGAGTGATGATGGTTTTAGAAtgacagagggcaggtttaggttaggtattaggaagaaattcttcctaattttGGTGGTGAGGAGCTGGTGcgggtgcccagagaagctgtggatgctccatccctggaagtggccaaggccaggttggaagggacttggagcagcctgggacagtggcaggtgtccctctctgcttttggcagaggggttggaaggAGATTATCTtcaaggttccttccagcctAAATCATTCTGTGACCCTGTGATTTGTATTTTATGAATGTAGCAGAGAAAGTGAATGCAAATATAAAGTGTGTATCTCACTGCTCAGATATGCAAAACACCAAACTTGTGCGTTGCATTTTTAAATCTGAACTTGGCATCTCAAACTTGTCTCTCGTCATAACCACAGGAGACCCAAATCTGCAGTCTCTACACAACCACAAATCTTCAGCCTTTTGCCTGATTAAAGGGTGAATCTcgggctctgtgctctgtgctcttcTCCTTACCTGTGCCAAAGGCTCCCTAGGGGAGAAGgtgtgctgtgggatggggatggggctggcttCCATGGATTCAGTGTCAtagggacaaggtggggattgggTGGGGATTAATTCCATTAATTTGGGCTCAGTGTCACAAGGAGAAGCTGTGCCCGTGAGATGGGGATTGGGCTGGCTTCCCAGGATTCGGGCTTGGcggcacaggggcacagggaaaGTGCAGGGTGCGAGCACagagtgtgtgtgcagggtgtgagCATTGGGGtagcactgtgtgtgtgtgggtgtgagCAGGTGTGTCCGGGTGGATcactgtctgtgtgtgtgccgggtgtgagcacagagtgtgtgtgcagggtgtgagcacagagtgtgtgtgcagggtgcGAGCACAGAGTGTGTGCCGGGTGTGAGCACAGAGTGTGTGTGCAGAGGGTGATCACTGTCTGTGTGTGCCGGGTGTGAGCACAGTGTGTATGTGCAGGGTGTGAGCACagagtgtgtgtgcagggtgtgagcacagagtgtgctgggtgtgagcactgtgtgtgtgtgcagggtgtgagcacagagtgtgcagggtgtgagcactgtctgtgtgtgcagggtgtgagcacagtgtgtgtgtgcagggtgtgagcacagagtgtgctgggtgtgagcactgtctgtgtgtgtgcagggtgtgatcactgtctgtgtgtgcagggtgtgagCACAGAGTGTGCCGGGTGTGATcactgtctgtgtgtgtgcagggtgtgaTCACTGTCTGTGTGTGCCGGGTGTGAGCACAGAGTGTGTGCCGGGTGTGAGCACAGTGTGTGTGCGGGTGTGAGCACAGTGTGTGCCGGGTGTGATcactgtctgtgtgtgtgccgGGTGTGAGCTCAGACCCTCTGCAGGCTCCGGGCAAGGCAGGGGAGGCTGCGGGAGCTGGGAGCGCTCTGTGCCGGGCTCcggtgggagctggagctggaaaagctgctctggcaCCCTCTAGTGCTGCCGCGGCTGCTGCTCCGTGCCCGCGGGCTGGCGAGCGCTGCAGAACGCCGGCTTTGATCCTGAGTCGGTGGAGCTGCCTCCCTGGCATCACCGGCCCTGCCCATTGCCTCAGCTCCAATCTCACGCTTGATCTCCCTCCTGAGTGCGCAAGCACTTCTCTCCTGGCTCACACAGCCGGCATTTCCAGGTTCTCAACAAGACCAGAGCACAACGAGACAAGACTTAGCACATTTCTAGGGTCACACAGGGTCTGCCACAACCTGTAGCCACTGATGGACAGGGAGTAGCCAACACTGACAAACTTGTTGCACTAATAAGAACACCGACCCCATTGGCACTAAAGTAAATTGCCTGGTAATGTATCTCTTGCAGTTACTGTGTGCTCTCAGAGCACTGTGCAGGTACCCACTGATAAATCCTGCAGAGGACACCATGTACTGGTGGTACTGGAAGGACTCTGAGCACTTGTAGCAAAGTTAGAGAcctctcttcctctgctctgcctttcttgGCACGTGGGAAAGCGTGCCAGGAGGGCTGAGGACACGGAGGCGCTTCTTCCTGGCAGCCTCAGGTTTCCCTGCGCCATTTACACAcagagccttcctgcctgccctggatCCCCACACAGGGGACTCTCCTGGCTGGGACACTGCCCAGGGCCATCCCACGTGGCTCCAGTTTCAGGAATAAGCACAAACCTCAGGGGCTGACTGAGGGCCCAGCCTGTGTCCCACGTGGAGGTGTCCCACAGGTGGCAGGTGACACTCCCCTGGAAGTGGGGCTGTCCCTTCTCCTCGCCAGGATCAGGGATTTTACCTCCCAGGCGAGAGGAAAGCTGTGGCAAGAGAAGGCAATTCCAGCCGAGGTGGGAATTGCAGATGCAAGAGCAGATTAGCAGTGaccttttttttaacttcctccTTTGGAAATCTCAGCTGGGGTTCGTTCTCCAAGCAGTATCATGACAGAAATGAGATCACTGTCCCTTTTTgttcagcacacacagcctAGGCTGCAGATGCTGCCTGTACTGAGGCTGTGCCATGACATTATTCATGCTCTGTTTTCACACAACAATCCAGgagggatatttttttaagagctgTGTTTCCACGAGGACAATGGAAAGAAATCAAATACAATGTCTCTGTGAAAAGGCACAGTTATTCCCTTGGAAATACAGTTAGCATGGCACTGTGCACCTTGGAGGGCAGGAGGCTCTTCCCAAGGCCAGGGAGAGCCCCTCATTCACCCCATGGGCCAGCGCTCCCAGCCTGCCTCTCTCACACTGCTGTGCCCTTCATTTCATAAATATCCCTAAACTGCCCCAAAAGCCCAGTCAGACCCgagctgctgcccctccaggAGACATTTTTGTGGCCAGTTCATGGTTatccagctgagctctgtgagTGCACTGCAATGAAATCTCCCCATGTACCactcctgcacagagcagggcactgcAAACAGGACACCAGGCTCGTCTgttaaaataacacaaaaaataGTCCTAACCCTGTGGTTAGCAAGTGTTTAAAACTGAAAAGGTCCTTTGGGGATTCTCAGGACCTGGACTTCTCATCAGTTGCcattgctgctcctggagcccctgtCTCAGTTATTCTGTTGAGGGGGAAGCCCCAGACCTGTTCTGTGTCCCCtggcctgctgctgctcctttgggcTTGCCAGGCTCCCAGGCAGAAATGCCAGGCCCTGTTCTCTTCCTCTGGAACATTTTCACAGAGGAGCAGATGCTGGGAGATGCTCAGAGTGTGAGCTGGGAGAGGTTTCTGCACCCTGAGCACTGTGATTGACTGCGtgccctcctctgctgccttgcagggcatctcctctctcccaggtaaggggaaggagaagaggacTGACCTGGTTGATAAGTGTCATCTTTCACTGTTATCTGGATGGTTGTGCTGCAGTTTAATAGCCCCTGTGAGCCTCTAGGGTTTTCATTGAGCAGCATGAGGAGCATGAGGGTACAAGCCTGGCTTCcttctgtgcccagcctgggcgGGAGGAGAGAATGAACTGGGgtaaaacaaagcacagcaagCTTCAAAGTGGTGCAAAGCTCCTGGAGAAGGAGTGGGAGGACAAATtgctgctgcaccagcagctctgaagcagCTGTGAGGGGTTGTTGACAATCCAGCAGCCTGCAAGCACGCGAGAGAGGCAAACCCATCTTTGCTCAGCTTGTGCTGGAGCTCTGCGAGCCCCAagcatttctgttcctttgtcCTGCTTGCTCTGGTGCTTTGGGCCCACAGAACTCTCTCTGgacaccccagccctgctcaggcaggcACAGAAGGAGGTGGCTGCTCCCAACCCTGCCTGGTGGGCAGGCTGAGAGCACCCAAAGGTGTCAGGAGGTCCTGCTAGAGGTGTCACAAGGGTGACTTGCTTTCTCACACATCTGCTTGCCATTTAGCACACTCTGGAAGTTCAGGAGGTGTTTAAGAGCACATTGGGTTGTCATTCACGCACTCAGTCTTCTTCAATTAAATGGAAATATGCACAAGTCACTGCAGAGAGGGGCGAGAGTGGGAGGGAGTGAGACCTCTCTCCCCGGGGGTCAGTGTAAAAAGCATTCTTGGAACTGACACTCTGCTGGAAACCTGggcccaaaccctgccctgggctACACTGAATGTCATTTTGAAGACAGGCaattaaactaaaaaataaaatcaattttagaaaaatatactATCATGCAGAAGGGATTAAAAACTTGAAGAGGGATAGAGATAGGGATAaacttaaaagcttttttctattcttaaaaaccaaaagaagGTAATTCCACGGAAAGCTTTCCAGGCCCGCAGGcagagggctggagaggagctctTACCTTGGAGGGCCGCAGGAGATGCACTCCCAGGTAGATCAGGCAGGCGAGCAGCAGAACCCACTGGGCCAGGGCAGAGACGAGGTGCAGCgagctcctgggctggcctccctgctgccagagcctgccctgctcctctgcacccTCTGCACCCTCTGCACCCTCTGCaccctccctctgctgctccagccgcTCCCCTGGCTCcgcgtccgtctgtccgtccatcccagcccctccttgcATCCCCGTGCCGGGAAGGGCCGGGGGCCcggcagggagcagggctgggagctcctgtcccagggcAGAGATGAAGTGAAGGCAGAGCCTTCAGGAGATTGCTTTATGCGCACAGAAGCAGGCGGGGGAACTTCTTTGTGACTAATCTAaatttccccttccttcctttctttctttctttcttttcttttttttttatttttaattttttttttttggttttctgtgtgaATGTGGGGGCTGATTTATTGCATCCCAGTTCAGTTTTGAGTAAGGGCCGTTCAAAGGAGAGGTGTTTATGTCTTTCATAGCTTCAACTGTGGATGTCTTGATATGTGTTCTTTCCAATAATAACGAAGAGTTGGGTGGACAGTGCTTGTCTTCACTCAGTCTTTTGTCAGTAAAAGTTCTCACCTCTCTGCCCACCCTCAGGGAGAGTTTGCAGGGCTGGCTCTCTCCCTTCCAGCATCCTAGAACACTCCTGAAATCCCTTTT
This Camarhynchus parvulus chromosome 8, STF_HiC, whole genome shotgun sequence DNA region includes the following protein-coding sequences:
- the TNFSF4 gene encoding tumor necrosis factor ligand superfamily member 4, whose protein sequence is MDGQTDAEPGERLEQQREGAEGAEGAEGAEEQGRLWQQGGQPRSSLHLVSALAQWVLLLACLIYLGVHLLRPSKIQSDKVLWTHIRYSGRSTRGAAVNLSAELGPIQIRNGSVLVPCDGLYLLSLRSTIYLEEKEDWLNLTLQGSSSVLWEQIVQSNESTVNLTTVLYLFEQDSITLWTSSNASLGDLSLSLVLVADSKS